One genomic segment of Mangifera indica cultivar Alphonso chromosome 6, CATAS_Mindica_2.1, whole genome shotgun sequence includes these proteins:
- the LOC123218103 gene encoding vacuolar-processing enzyme alpha-isozyme-like gives MKRSVTMNSSILAAIFLLSLLSFAVESQKLDHTDSESTTNGTQWAVLIAASKGYINYRHQASVCHAYQILKSRGLKDENIIVFMYDDIIHAEENTRPGIIINKPNGTDVYRGVPKDYTGENINVNNFLAVILGNRTALTGGSGKVVNSGPNDHIFIYYTDHGAPGILEMPSGVLYAKDLIDALQKKYEAKAYKKMVIYVEACNAGSMFEGLLPETWNIYVMTASNSSESSSATYCPDYPPAPTDLDTCLGDLFSVSWMEDSETHDLQKETLEQQYRVVRNRTLFSDESMKSHVMRYGNIEGIRNDSVSTYFGLNPRSFIFTAQVSSSLASEIKVLDNRDVDINYLQHKFNKALEGSNEKIEAQKRLNKEISKRQREDFNIQQILTILFGYKNGQNIVQYVRPTGQPLVDNWDCFKMLMGLYEEHCGSLSTYGKKYARAMANMCNVGINKEKMIMALTQVCKTS, from the exons ATGAAAAG GTCTGTCACAATGAATTCTTCTATTCTTGCTGcaatttttctcctttctctccTGAGTTTTGCTGTTGAAAGTCAAAAACTCGATCACACAGATAGTGAATCTACCACCAATGGCACCCAATGGGCTGTTCTGATCGCTGCATCAAAGGGTTACATAAACTATAGACATCag GCTAGCGTTTGCCATGCATATCAAATTCTGAAGAGTAGAGGattaaaggatgaaaatataatagtttttatgtatgatgatattattcatGCTGAAGAGAATACAAGGCCTGGAATTATAATCAATAAACCAAATGGCACTGATGTTTACCGTGGAGtacccaag GATTATACTGGTGAAAACATTAATGTCAACAATTTTCTGGCTGTTATTCTTGGAAACAGAACTGCTCTCACTGGGGGCAGTGGCAAGGTTGTAAATAGTGGCCCAAATgaccatatttttatatactacACTGACCATGGTGCCCCTGGGATTCTTG AAATGCCTTCTGGTGTTCTTTACGCAAAAGACCTGATTGATGCATTGCAGAAGAAATATGAGGCCAAAGCGTATAAAAAAATG GTAATTTACGTCGAAGCATGTAATGCTGGGAGTATGTTCGAAGGACTTCTTCCAGAAACCTGGAATATTTATGTAATGACAGCATCAAATTCATCAGAAAGCAGCTCCGCTACGTATTGTCCTGACTATCCCCCTGCTCCAACTGATCTTGATACTTGTTTGGGTGATTTGTTCAGTGTTTCTTGGATGGAAGACAg TGAGACACATGATTTGCAGAAGGAAACCCTGGAGCAACAATATCGAGTG gTGAGAAACAGAACATTATTTAGTGATGAATCCATGAAGTCTCATGTCATGAGATATGGAAACATAGAAGGGATTCGAAATGACTCAGTCTCAACTTATTTCGGATTGAATCCACGTAGCTTCATCTTCACTGCTCAAGTCTCTTCTTCCTTAGCATCAGAAATTAAAGTTCTTGACAACCGTGATGTAGATATCAATTATCTTCAGCACAag TTCAATAAAGCACTTGAGGGTTCTAATGAGAAGATTGAGGCTCAAAAGCGACTCAATAAGGAAATTTCTAAAAGACAACGAGAAGATTTTAATATTCAACAGATTTTGACAATCTTATTTGGCTATAAAAATGGACAAAATATAGTGCAATATGTTCGACCTACCGGCCAACCTCTTGTCGACAATTGGGATTGCTTCAAAATGCTT ATGGGACTTTATGAAGAGCATTGTGGAAGCTTATCAACATATGGAAAGAAGTATGCAAGAGCAATGGCAAATATGTGCAATGTTGGGATCAATAAAGAGAAGATGATTATGGCATTAACCCAAGTTTGTAAAACAAGttga